A stretch of DNA from Lotus japonicus ecotype B-129 chromosome 4, LjGifu_v1.2:
aaagaaaaataaatgtatCAACATTACAATAGCTAGATCAAGAACCAACAACTAGCTAATATACCCACCACCCACCGCCTCCTTAGAGACAGAGTATAGGAAaagtgcctcattaaaaccttatcaggataaaacccccttgggaaaacctataAACAAGAGGAGATCTCTAAGGAGGACAAGATAAAGTACCATTAAATTGACTACGTTCCGTTGCTTACTACAAACATCATGAAAGTGCAGTAGCCAAAAAATCCAACAGCAAGCAGTGCAATCAGTAAGACTTCAGAAGCCTTCCAAGTAAAACCATGTAACACTCCAATATCCAACCTCCAAACATGACTGATACCCAGAGCGCCCCACCATCATGATATTATCATTGTACAGCAAGCATGACAAAATACTTTGAAACTTTGAACATGTCATCCCAATGAATTGAAGCATTACAGGACCCACGAGCTTAATCCAAGATAAAGAAACCAACAAATTCCACCAACCCACAGCAAGCCACCCAACGAAAATACCAGTAACAAGCGACCAAGAAAATGTTCCAACATGCAAATAGTCCTGCAAATCAAAACAACTAGAACCAGGCAAAGAAAGAGTGACATTATAAACATGAAAAACATGCAACTGGTTTGCTATACCATTCTGAAATTGCATGACGGAAATTTCTATGCTTTGCTCTTAGCCATAACCAAGCTTTCAGTTTGATCTGCTCAAAAATTTGTATAGGTTGGACATCTTCCCCTCTAAAAAATTTGCCATTTCTGCCCACCCACAAATGCCAGATAGTTGCTAGCCAAACCACCAAGAGCCCCTTCCTGACTGAACCAGAACCAACACAAACAAATTGCTGTATATGttcaaaaaaatgaaattatgatATAGGTTAATAAATTCAGTTTAAAAATAAGTTCCATAAATATGATTTTAACTTGAGGAATGTTCATCTTAgtttatatatatgaattaCAGTTCAAAACAAATGTCATGCATACCCCAAAATAGCTTAACGAAGGAGTAGACTGTTTTGTCTCGTTTCTTTTTCACCTGAGAGGAATATTCTCAtgatctttatttttctttcttatcaataaaattagtttgctctcaaaaaaaaaaaggcttaaatactttagggatccctgaaattgtacctcgtatcaaaataagtccctgaaaattttttttccgattccggatccctggaatttttttttaatcagaataagtccctacgccggagaagacggtggttgacgacggcggtcatggcggcgctacgaccagggtgttgggccggcttcgtctcgtcctcaggaactcagtggtggtggtctcgtgggctgggtcgtcacagttgaagagaaaaggccagtcgcaagttgatttcttctcgccggaatttatggagcttctcggtttcttcgttttagctttgtttcttgcgatttcttcgcccagatcagatatatgaaggtctaggagtgttttaaacatgttatttcatggtttgtggaaacaatgaggaggcaaccactgtcttctccggcgtagggacttattttgatcaaacaaatttttctagggacccggaatcggaaatttttttttcagggacttattttgatacggggtacaatttcagggacctacagagtatttaagccaaaaaaaaattgtaacacTAATAGTAAGAAGTTAAAAACTACCGGATAACTTgtaacttttttatttaattcagtatATCTTTTTGACTTAAAAAAACTGATGacagctttaaaaaaaaaactgatgacactaattaaaaactaattcttccaatttttttttaaaataactaataaACATTGAACAACCGGTAAAAAAGCTCCAACTCATGATCCCATCTACAATACTCACACAAGCtcatatcttcatcttcatcgtcaTCATCTAGTAATGCCCATCTACTCGTCTTCAATCTCCACCCTTTGCATGTACTCTTAAAGCTGCATAGAGGGCTTTGATTGTGCTCAAGCATTGCATGATTTTTCCACATAAAGTTCAATAGTTGTCTAACTTTCTGTCTGCAACTTACAACACACTTGGACTTCCTTAGAAATCGCACATGCTCGAGTCCTTGTTTTCTCAACTCGTCATCTTTGGAGCATATTAAAATCATCCCATACACATATTTTGCTTCCTTGTGACCCTTTTGAGCAGCCACCTTTAAGATCTCAAGACCATCATTCTTACCACTTGAATAACTAAAATATTTTCTTAGCCCTTCTCTATATAAGCTTTCAATGTTCTCACATTCTCTGCAGTGGTTCAAGAAAGATGATGCTTTATCGTTTGGAATCCACTGGATTAAAGGAAAAGTCTCCAAAGAAACTCGTTGTGAAATATAGTTATCCTCCGTAGCATGAAGAAAATCTTTAGAACACTTTTTAAGGTTAAGAAGGTCAATGAAAGAATTCGAGGCAACTCTTGCAACTACATCTACTAACAAGTCTGTTGGAAGCACTTTAATGGTAGTGGTAGATTTAGGACCTTTACGAGCGCAATGTCTCTTCGCGCAACGTTTCTTTGTTCTCGCCCACTTCACTAATCTTGAATAAGACGTCATTTCTTGACAAGGTGAGTGTGAGATTCTGGAagacaaaaattca
This window harbors:
- the LOC130712274 gene encoding putative F-box protein At1g67623; protein product: MTSYSRLVKWARTKKRCAKRHCARKGPKSTTTIKVLPTDLLVDVVARVASNSFIDLLNLKKCSKDFLHATEDNYISQRVSLETFPLIQWIPNDKASSFLNHCRECENIESLYREGLRKYFSYSSGKNDGLEILKVAAQKGHKEAKYVYGMILICSKDDELRKQGLEHVRFLRKSKCVVSCRQKVRQLLNFMWKNHAMLEHNQSPLCSFKSTCKGWRLKTSRWALLDDDDEDEDMSLCEYCRWDHELELFYRLFNVY